A genomic segment from Nicotiana tabacum cultivar K326 chromosome 9, ASM71507v2, whole genome shotgun sequence encodes:
- the LOC142163940 gene encoding uncharacterized protein LOC142163940, translating into MDEPPDAQEGQSTVRSPLFNGKYYGWWKERMRDFMKGEDLELWDIVKKGPDIPMLFDDKGIPTGPKPREKYFKEDVKGVQKNSKAKKILIYEISPNKYNILSASRDAKAIWDALQCAHEGTSQVKKSNVDMLTRQYELFKMKEGKTILEMLSRFTTIINELISHAEVILRNKIVRKILSILPPSWDSKVNAITEARNLNAMTLDNDWKPGDL; encoded by the coding sequence ATGGATGAACCACCGGATGCTCAAGAAGGACAATCAACTGTTAGGTCACCACTGTTCAATGGAAAATACTATGGATGGTGGAAGGAAAGGATGCGTGATTTCATGAAAGGAGAAGACCTAGAACTATGGGACATTGTTAAGAAGGGACCAGATATCCCAATGCTATTTGATGACAAGGGTATCCCCACTGGACCAAAGCCAAGAGAAAAATACTTTAAAGAAGATGTTAAAGGAGTTCAAAAGAATTCCAAAGCTAAGAAGATTTTGATCTATGAAATTAGCCCTAATAAATACAATATACTATCTGCCTCCAGAGATGCAAAAGCTATATGGGATGCCCTGCAGTGTGCTCATGAAGGTACCTCTCAAGTGAAGAAGTCAAATGTTGACATGCTAACTAGGCAATATGAACTATTTAAGATGAAAGAGGGGAAAACTATCCTGGAGATGCTTAGTAGGTTCACTACCATTATCAATGAATTAATATCGCATGCAGAAGTTATTCTACGTAACAAgattgtgaggaaaattcttagCATACTGCCCCCATCATGGGACAGCAAGGTGAATGCAATCACTGAAGCTAGGAATCTGAATGCAATGACTCTTGACAATGATTGGAAACCTGGAGACCTATGA